A single genomic interval of Procambarus clarkii isolate CNS0578487 chromosome 17, FALCON_Pclarkii_2.0, whole genome shotgun sequence harbors:
- the LOC138365574 gene encoding piggyBac transposable element-derived protein 4-like, with protein sequence MACKILNMFMTSRRFQHIGQFFHTFNNNAVPVNNTEKLIKVRPVMNYLKHRFQEVNSPVKELCLDEGTMAWRGRLSFKVYNPNKPDKYGVKLYMLAESTSGYIYGFDVYCGIGQTIMETVTSLMRPLLNKGHHLYMDNFYNSVTLTEKLREVGVYTCGTIRLVRGAPKDLQHIAKTKIDVDTTVYRRKDNTFILLWKDKRVVSMITNLHNADTNRVQKRMNLMKIFHLLHCCLKTMVRATTQTVVYYQHRDNRDMLFYQRLA encoded by the coding sequence ATGGCATGCAAGATTCTCAACATGTTTATGACGAGCAGACGATTTCAACACATAGGCCAGTTTTTTCATACGTTCAACAACAATGCGGTGCCAGTGAACAATACAGAAAAATTGATCAAAGTGAGACCAGTGATGAACTACCTGAAACACCGGTTTCAAGAAGTGAATAGCCCAGTGAAAGAGTTGTGTTTGGATGAAGGCACAATGGCATGGCGAGGCCGGCTGTCGTTCAAAGTGTACAATCCAAACAAACCAGACAAATATGGCGTGAAATTATATATGCTAGCCGAATCAACATCTGGCTACATTTATGGATTTGACGTGTATTGTGGCATTGGTCAAACCATCATGGAAACAGTTACCAGTTTGATGCGGCCATTATTGAACAAAGGGCACCATCTCTATATGGATAACTTTTACAACTCAGTTACCCTTACAGAGAAGTTGCGAGAAGTGGGGGTCTACACGTGTGGAACAATTAGACTCGTACGTGGCGCCCCAAAGGACCTGCAACATATAGCGAAGACTAAGATTGATGTGGATACCACAGTCTACCGCCGCAAGGACAACACCTTCATTCTGCTGTGGAAAGACAAGCGAGTTGTCTCTATGATTACCAACCTCCacaatgcagacacaaatagAGTTCAAAAACgcatgaatctgatgaagatatttCATCTGCTACACTGTTGTTTGAAGACAATGGTGAGAGCGACGACTCAGACTGTAGTGTACTACCAACACAGAGACAACAGGGACATGTTGTTTTATcaaagactcgcctga